CGGCATCCTCTGGAAGGATGTGAAATATGCCAAAGAAGCGGCCAACGCTTTGAAGTTCACCAGTCAGAATCTGCTCGAACTCGGCATCATCGACGAAGTCATTCCGGAACCACTGGGGGGTGCCCATCGAGATCATCGCCAGATGGCGACCGCATTGAAGGCTTCCTTATCCGCCAACCTGAAGCACTTGACGAGCATCTCGAAAGATCAACTCGTCGATAATCGCTACGAAAAGTTCCGCAAGATCGGCAAGTTCCACGAAACACTCGAAGTAGAAACCGCATAAGACCGCCGCGGTCCCGGCATCGCAACAAAGATATCAGGCGTACGCCCGTTGAATTCCAGAAAGGAACCATCAATGGGCGTACGCTTTTTTTCGTGGCTCGTGAAATGGTAGAAGCGTTTTGACAGAAGAGCGAGAGTGAATCTTTTCTCAATACGTCGTATCCTTGCCGCCTTAAGAATCTCAAGAACGCCTGCACAACTCTTCGCCTGCATGCAGCCGTGGCCCGTCAAAGTTCTGCCACTCTCAACCCGTCAGGGGCCCGTTTGGATGCTATGCTTTGAGTAGACGTTTCCGGTCGAGAAATCGATTGAGGATTGAGCCCTTGTTTTCATGCAACGCTGATGAAAACACTTCATTTGTTCGCGTGGATTGAAACCGGTCTCTCAGAGGCCCGTCAGCGAGTTAAAAATGGGAAGTGCGATGATCGAATCACAAATCCAGTTAGAGGCCACGAGAGACGCAAAGGTGCGCAAGCAGATCCGTGAAACCGTTCTCCGGGAAGTTGACTTCAAAGGGAACGAATCGACGGCAGAGATCGCAGTCAAATCGCCCCGAGCCACAGAGAAAATGGACGCCTGGAAATCGCTGCTCAGAACCGGCCAGGTGACGCGGATCGAGACACGAAAACTGAGGTATCAAAAGACGATATCCCGTCGCTGGTTTCAGCATGGTCAGAACGTTCAACAGACGCGAACGATGATACTAACAAGGGATCACTCAGATCTCGTCGAGACACGGCAGCAGAGTGAAATCAACCTTGCTGTAAAACGGACTTCCACGAGAGAGCAGTCGCCTCTGTTTACATACCGCTTTTAATGACGCTATCCAGGGCATGAGAGCACAGGCAACACAGCTATTCTCAATAAAGCACCCCACCACGAACGTCCGATAATGTCCGTTATGTTAAGTTCGGCGTGATTTTCAGCCTGTTTTTATAGTGTTTACGATTCCCCTGATTCTACTCTCCCACTCAACGTACTATTTAAAACTGAACTCTAAATATCTCTCAATGCATCTCTGCTTCAGCATCGCATTGATACTGAAAGCAGACTCGCATTCCGCCTTAGATTTTCATCTGCGCTGTGCATCAAGCATCCGGTTCTGCAACGCAGATCCCAATGAATTTAATGGCACTTGCTGCAGTTCCAACTGACGTAGAATGCGTGTATCCAATGGTGTCGTGACATCTGTTTTAGGATCGGGGTCTCCCCCGTTTAATAACAGGTCTGCCCGCCAGTCCTGCAACGCAGCCAGGACCACCTGGTCTGGCAGTCCCGTCAGCGTGAATTCAAATTCTTCAATCAACGAATTCTGCGCTTCCGGGTAATCTGAATAGATGGCGGCGATATCTCCCAGAAGTTTTGTCCGCTCCTGAGTGACGCCTTGTGCATTCGGAACTGATTGCCCTCCATTGGCTCCAAACAGTGTACTGTCAGCCGGAAGCGAAGTCTGGGGCTGACCATCCTGCCAGTCGTTTGTCACATTTCTTAACACACCGGGAATCCGCGACTGCAGCTCTCTGGCGAACTGTTCCCGGTCCTCAGGAGCGGTCGCGTTGTAGGCTTCAATCACTCTGTCTTCCAGCTCACTTTTCAGATAGCTGGGAATAGTCTTCAGGATCTGTTTGAGTAAGGAATCCTGCTTCGTAGTTCTGACGTCCGAACCGCCATTCCCCGATTTCTCAAAGAAGGGATTAGGGAGATCATTCGAACCGGGAGGAAACGGATTGGGATCCCCGTGCTGACTATGGTCGTGATCTTCACCAAACAGTTCATCGTCATGGTGATCGT
The sequence above is a segment of the Gimesia algae genome. Coding sequences within it:
- a CDS encoding CvpA family protein, with the translated sequence MWFDLMIVGILIYAVWKGASKGVVWQLAAIAALVLCFAFAESLSLQLAPLINVKPPLNRWIAMLAIYIGFSFISFTLARSLKTAIDSLKFNEFDRHLGAVLGLLKGVLFSLFLTFFLITISETARATVLESRSGYAAAVILNEMAPVMPEELHHILDTCLAKLDHPGVDLHDHHDDELFGEDHDHSQHGDPNPFPPGSNDLPNPFFEKSGNGGSDVRTTKQDSLLKQILKTIPSYLKSELEDRVIEAYNATAPEDREQFARELQSRIPGVLRNVTNDWQDGQPQTSLPADSTLFGANGGQSVPNAQGVTQERTKLLGDIAAIYSDYPEAQNSLIEEFEFTLTGLPDQVVLAALQDWRADLLLNGGDPDPKTDVTTPLDTRILRQLELQQVPLNSLGSALQNRMLDAQRR